One Cynocephalus volans isolate mCynVol1 chromosome 7, mCynVol1.pri, whole genome shotgun sequence genomic region harbors:
- the POU4F1 gene encoding POU domain, class 4, transcription factor 1 encodes MMSMNSKQPHFAMHPTLPEHKYPSLHSSSEAIRRACLPTPPLQSNLFASLDETLLARAEALAAVDIAVSQGKSHPFKPDATYHTMNSVPCTSTSTVPLAHHHHHHHHHQALEPGDLLDHISSPSLALMAGAGGAGAAGGGGAHDGPGGGGGPGGGGGPGGGGPGGGGGGGGGPGGGGGGGPGGGLLGGSAHPHPHMHGLGHLSHPAAAAAMNMPSGLPHPGLVAAAAHHGAAAAAAAAAAGQVAAASAAAAVVGAAGLASICDSDTDPRELEAFAERFKQRRIKLGVTQADVGSALANLKIPGVGSLSQSTICRFESLTLSHNNMIALKPILQAWLEEAEGAQREKMNKPELFNGGEKKRKRTSIAAPEKRSLEAYFAVQPRPSSEKIAAIAEKLDLKKNVVRVWFCNQRQKQKRMKFSATY; translated from the exons ATGATGTCCATGAACAGCAAGCAGCCTCACTTTGCCATGCATCCCACCCTCCCTGAGCACAAGTACCCGTCGCTGCACTCCAGCTCCGAGGCCATCCGGCGGGCCTGCCTGCCCACGCCGCCG CTGCAGAGCAACCTCTTCGCCAGCCTGGATGAGACGCTGCTGGCGCGGGCCGAGGCGCTGGCGGCCGTGGACATCGCCGTGTCCCAGGGCAAGAGCCACCCTTTCAAGCCGGACGCCACGTACCACACGATGAACAGCGTGCCGTGCACGTCCACGTCCACCGTGCCGCTGgcgcaccaccaccaccaccaccaccaccaccaggcgCTCGAGCCCGGCGACCTGCTGGACCACATCTCGTCGCCGTCGCTCGCGCTCATGGCCGGCGCGGGCGGCGCGGGtgcggcgggcggcggcggcgcccaCGACGGCCCGGGGGGCGGCGGCGGCCCGGGGGGCGGCGGCGGCCCTGGAGGCGGCGGCcccgggggcggcggcggcggcggcggtggcccggggggcggcggcggcggcggtccGGGAGGCGGGCTGCTAGGCGGCTCGGCGCACCCGCATCCGCACATGCACGGCCTGGGCCACCTGTCGCACCCCGCGGCGGCAGCCGCCATGAACATGCCGTCCGGGCTGCCTCACCCCGGGctggtggcggcggcggcgcaccacggcgcggcggcggcggcggcggcggcggcggccgggcaGGTGGCGGCGGCGTCGGCGGCGGCGGCCGTGGTGGGCGCGGCGGGCCTGGCGTCCATCTGCGACTCGGACACGGACCCGCGCGAGCTCGAGGCGTTCGCCGAGCGCTTCAAGCAGCGGCGCATCAAGCTGGGCGTGACGCAGGCCGACGTGGGCTCGGCGCTGGCCAACCTCAAGATCCCGGGCGTGGGCTCGCTCAGCCAGAGCACCATCTGCAGGTTCGAGTCGCTCACGCTGTCGCACAACAACATGATCGCGCTCAAGCCCATCCTGCAGGCGTGGCTCGAGGAGGCCGAGGGCGCGCAGCGCGAGAAAATGAACAAGCCCGAGCTCTTCAACGGCGGCGAGAAGAAGCGCAAGCGGACTTCCATCGCCGCGCCCGAGAAGCGCTCCCTCGAGGCCTACTTCGCCGTACAACCCCGGCCCTCGTCCGAGAAGATCGCCGCCATCGCCGAGAAACTGGACCTCAAAAAGAACGTGGTGCGGGTGTGGTTTTGCAACCAGAGACAGAAGCAGAAGCGGATGAAAttctctgccacttactga